The following coding sequences lie in one Chloroflexota bacterium genomic window:
- a CDS encoding SagB/ThcOx family dehydrogenase, translating to MAMKLPAPRKRGEVSLEETLVRRRSIRSFTPKDLTWEQISQLLWAAQGIVKDVFRTAPSAGATYPLEVYLVTSKGVYHYRAESHELETIQEGDVRGQLCRACLSQEWLEQAPVSIVLTALYHRTSGGYGSRGTRYVHIEVGHVAQNVHLQAVALGLGSVPVGAFRDEQVQKVLSLPEGHQVLYIIPVGYPAE from the coding sequence GGTGAGAAGACGATCCATACGAAGCTTCACTCCCAAGGATCTGACCTGGGAGCAGATCTCTCAGTTGTTGTGGGCGGCTCAAGGCATAGTGAAAGATGTGTTTCGCACCGCCCCTTCTGCGGGAGCCACTTACCCCCTGGAGGTCTACTTGGTCACTAGCAAAGGCGTCTATCACTACAGAGCGGAGTCACACGAGTTGGAGACAATCCAGGAAGGCGATGTCCGTGGTCAGCTTTGTCGAGCCTGCTTGAGCCAGGAGTGGCTAGAACAGGCGCCCGTCAGTATTGTCCTCACTGCCCTCTACCACAGGACAAGCGGGGGCTATGGTTCGCGAGGGACTCGCTATGTACATATAGAGGTAGGGCACGTAGCTCAGAATGTTCATCTCCAGGCTGTGGCCTTGGGACTGGGATCTGTGCCGGTTGGCGCATTTCGAGACGAGCAAGTGCAAAAGGTCCTTTCTCTGCCCGAAGGCCATCAGGTGCTTTATATAATACCAGTGGGATATCCAGCAGAATGA